A section of the Humulus lupulus chromosome 2, drHumLupu1.1, whole genome shotgun sequence genome encodes:
- the LOC133814617 gene encoding small ribosomal subunit protein uS15-like, translating into MKVEENICKFAKKGLTPSQIGVILHDSHGIAQVKSVTGSKILRVLKAHGLAPEIPEDLYHLIKKAVSIRKHLERNRKDKDSKFRLILVESRIYRLACYYKKTKKLPSI; encoded by the exons GTTGAAGAGAACATTTGCAAGTTTGCAAAGAAAGGTCTTACTCCATCTCAGATCGGTGTGATTCTTCATGACTCTCACGGTATTGCTCAGGTTAAGAGTGTTACTGGAAGCAAGATCTTGCGTGTTCTCAAGGCCCACG GTCTTGCTCCTGAAATTCCTGAAGATCTGTACCATCTTATTAAGAAGGCAGTCTCTATTAGGAAGCATCTAGAGAGGAACAGGAAGGACAAGGATTCCAAGTTTCGATTGATTTTGGTTGAGAGCAGGATTTACAGACTTGCATGTTACTACAAGAAGACCAAGAAGCTTCCCTCCATTTAG